The genomic DNA TAAAAAGAAGGAATTCATTGTCAGAAAGACCACAGGAGACATCTAAAGTGCATGATAAGATaattatttccatggttaaaaaaaacccactacaACATTTAGACACATGAAAACACTCTCGAGGAAGTAGGTGTGTCATTGTCCAAGTAATGTGAATGCACAGGGTGCAAACgactggttacactcaagaacaggGAGGACTTTGCCCAAAAAAGCCTTCACCGTTGTTTGGATTCATCTTTTATGATGGGTGAAgtatggagaaagaaagaacagcCCATGATCCAAAGTACACCATGTGTTAAACACGGTGGAGGCAGGGTTAGCGCACGGGCAAATATGTCTGCCAATGGAAGTGGGTTGCTAGTGTGTACTGATGATTTGACTGTTGATAGCAGTAGCAGGGTGAAATGTACAGGGCTATAGTCTCAGTTGCAAAACTGTTTGGGCAGCACTTTACAGTGCAAACGGATAAGCCAAGGACATAGGATAGTCTTCAATGTTCAAATCAGTAACCTAATCTCAACCCAACAATGAGTGCTTTCAGGTAGCACAAAACTGAATgcagagacccacaaacaagctACAACTGAAGGCGGCTGGATTAAAGGCAGTAATGAACATCTCTGGGGAGGAAACATAAGATTTGGTGATATCCAGGGTTTCTAGACTTCAGACAGTCATCCCCTGCAAACTATTTTCACCCACATATTAAAAACTATCctgatatttaaaattatttatttgtccAATTAATTTTGAAGCTGAGAAATTTGGGGAGAGGGTATAAAAATGGCTATAACTCTACAACATTTAATGCAAAATTGTTCTAAAATCCAAGCTGAAACTATCCTATTTTAACCTGAGCAGAAGAAAGCCCCATAAAATATCAGTGATCTAAGCCCAGGTGTATCTCCTCAGTGTCTGAGCATCCTCCTGGTAATAAATACAGCTGGATTTCTTTGTACATGTAACAGATGATACCGTCATACAGGTGTGCGGCAGGCTGATTCAGTGCGAGGGTAAACGCACCAGAGGGCACTTACTCATCCTGCTGTCTTATGTGATTACATCAGCTGACTGAGTCATAGGAGGAGTGACGTAGGCAAAACATTCTTTAGCCTATTGAACATGTTGCAACCCAAAGGCAATCAGAATTACAACCAGTAGGTGCCGAAAAACTGTAGCTTTACTACACATATGGCCAGTTTAAAAGGGTAGGATTGTACTTTTAGACTAGTAAAATGTACTGTTTAATAACAGAGGACCTTTTGTAGCGTGGGCCCAGTAAAAATATAAGAATGATTGATGAATTTGAACCGATATTACTCTCATCATCTTACATCTCTGGTGCAGACAAAGAACACACATGGACAATGTGCACCCCCACATGGACGACATGTGTAAATGCACCAATTAAAAGTCAGCCTTCAAACAAAAGGCACAGTTTAGATTAACTACTTTTTCTCCCCAATGCACGAAACCATAAAAGACCCGACAGCAGCCAAGATTtagatctttttatttttcaaacaaCTGAGAGATGTTAAACACTGAACAAATAAAGAAGCCCCCGTCAAAACTCCAGAAAAAACAGATTCTTTTCAACCAGTTGTAGCACTTCTCCATTATTGCCAGTGGTGTTGTTGATGACGACGTGCAGTTTCTCGTTGTCTGCAGCTTCACCCCCTCACTAGATCAGCGCGTAGAAAAAGTAACAGAAAACGGTGCATATACCAGCGTCAGATTGATCGTGGGGATTTGGGATTCTTACGTACAAATCCAGCTCCAGGCAGGCGTGTTTTAGGCGGAAGCAAATCCAGATTTAccgttttgtttttaaaccaaGGCACATTGGTAGGTAGGAATGGATGACCAAAAAGAATGAATGGACAGAGAGGCTACACAGAAGCCAATCTTCATTTAAATCATGTGAGAATGGTGGTAGCGACCAAAAAGGGAGTCGAACTGAAGTACTGTCACATGGAAAACACCAAGAACATCGGATGCACACAGCTCGCTCTGTATTTCTCTCTTAAATGTTTGAATCACTGTTTTGAATGGGAGCAAAAGAAGTGCCACCCTCATTCTGCAACTTAAATGATTTCTAAAGCCTGGAAAAAGCAGCTTCGAGAGCCGTAAATGTGTCTGAAATTTGTATTAATCCATGGGCACATTGTGGGAGAATCAGTCAGTTCACACTTGAATGAATGAATCAGTAAAGAAAATGACCAACAAGTCGCCAACTTATGTACAAGTGCATAAGAGGTCTCAATTCTGTACATTCACTAAGGCGGTATAaactcagaaaaaaaatatatattagcaaggAATTTCAGAAGGCAAACGATatctaaagaaacagaaaaagttccAGCATTCAAACATGTCCTTGCTTTTGTCATTGAACAACACCAGCAGCTGGGACATTCTTTAATATTTCAGAGAAAATTAGTGGATGGAAACATTTgactgcagtattttttttcctttttgcattAGCACCACACTACTTTGATTTGAAACGGTTACATCTCCAGAAGAATCTTCATGACCTGGAACCTTTTAGGAGCTGAGCtgatgagacagagagagcggAAGTTGGTTGGAGGGTGGAGTCTGGAATGTAAataaccaaaacaacaaaacaaatccgCACCGGCCAATCTTAAAGAAAGGACAGCACGTGGGCTTCCTTTAACATTTAAGATTCAGCTGAGAGCACAGTGAtgcaaacagaagagaaaacaaaaagaatctatagttgttgtctttttttaacatttgttttgatGAACATCCCATAAATGAACTGGTCAAAAATAAATAGATGTATATATGATAGGAAGTTTATAATTTACTCTTTTATATCTCACATAAAGCTTCTTGTAACTGCCAAATATGTTCCAGTAACTTCAAACCCTGGACATGTTCGGCTCTAACTGTGCTAGATGAACTCTTATCAACATCTTTCTGGGCACCAACATGGTGGTCTGTGCAGGACAGCTAAACCCCAGCCTTCCCTCAGGTTTAACCCTAGTTCAAAACTTCTTGTTAGAAACtaaacaggttaaaaaaaaaaaagaaacagcatcATCCCAGTGTGCCTCAAAGAGGGGTACAATtcataatgtttaaaaaaagaaaaaagaaaaacctcacATTGTTACACCTATTTGGGTGACCTGGGATAattctgtcttctttttttgcctttatgGTTAGCAGCAGTACTCTGCAATACGGGCCTCATTCCTGTGGCTTTcagtttgaaaaataaaacagaaacagcccTTGATATTACAAACTCAACTAGTCTTTTAATCTTTACACTTCTTTTATACCAAAATCTTAATAGATTAtcacagaaagaagaagaggcgTGGGGGAGTGGAGTTTAGCAGGCCTGATTTTTGCCAAACTCacagtgaacaaaaaaaaaaaaattaaatcacaaAGTATCTCGTCTCTGTGGCGAGATGAGGAAAGGAGTGGAAAAGTACTGCAACCTTCCCGTACCCCCTCAGTCTAGGCAAACGTATGGCAGGATGTTCAATTTGCTTTCATCCCCGTGAGGGTCCAGTGATATGCAATCTGTCCAATCGTACCAGGTGCCCTTGGTGTCACAAACGCCATTCACCCCCTGCCAGTGCTGTGTGTGTATCCTGTCCAAGTCCTCATCTGTCACGTCCCGGCTCACGCCCGGTAAATCCCCTGTCAAATTGTCCGTTTGGAGAACGTGCATCTTCCGTGACTCCTTAATTTCCTGTTCTTCCCTTTTCAGATATTCCGACATGAAAAAGTGTGCACTAGGGGCCTGAACCCCCGAGGAGTTGAGGACATTGCTCTGAAGGTTCAAGTAGGACTGGATGATTTCATTTCTAGACAGCTCCTTCCAGTTTGTGTGGTGGAAGGGGTTAGGGCTAGGACCTGGGACTGTGGCGGTGGCAGCGCACTGTTGTACAGTGCTTTCAGTTCTCTGCCTAGACTCAGCGGGGTCAGGAGTGGGTGCTTCATCTGTTTGAGAAGGTTCTTTATGCACCAGAGGTTTAATCTGACCTGTGACTGGGTCAAACGTTAATCTGCGTTCTTTTAACCGAACGGGTTTAGTGGTGTCCTCCATTTTCTGGCCATCTAAGTTGACAGAGTAATCTCTAGACCTGTACTTCCTCCTTTTATGTTCCGAATTCGGTACCGTTGTCCCATCTGCGTCATCAGACACAACCATAGCTCCCTCAGAAATCTGTCTGTGTGGTTCTGAGTTCTGCTGGGAGAGAGAAGGTGAGGGGGAGACTGATGGGGATTCCAGTGTTGCAGATATGTCTTGTGATGGGCAAAGAGAGGAGGCTTCTGAACTGCTGGCCCAGTGCATTGAAGACCTATTAGAAGAATGTGGCAGCTTGTCAGCATAAGATGAGGCCGGGGACGACACAGTGTGGGAAAAAGATAAGGGAGAGTCCTTGGAGGAAGGGCTTGGGACCGGCGTTCCTTTTGGTGCATATGCTGAAGAGCGCTTTGTCATTGTATCTTGCTTCGTACTCCTTGGGCTGGTAGTGAGACCACGAGGACTTCTGGCTTGATAATAGCCCCCGCCTCCTTCATCCAATCTGGCCTGTTGCTGCATCACAGCAACTTTAATCAAAGAGGAAGTGCTGGGTAGTTTGGCCACCCCGGGAGAGCTGGGGCGAGGCTTGACAGCATTAACAGGAATTCTGTTCATTTTATCATTATCAAGGTGCTCAACTCGAGATCTGTCAGGAGACGGGACAACCTCCTGGTCAGGGAGGGCATCCGGACTGCCTGCAATCCCATTGGTGGGTGGCGTTGAAACAGAGTTATCATATGGGGACATTTTGGAGATTTTTTCTTGCAAGTACACTCCACTGTCTCTGTGCTCTGCCCGCCGCTTGCGGCTGCTTGATTTCTCAGCTTTTGGTGAGTACGTGTTGTGAACGTCATTTCTGATTTTGACTTCAGGGACACCTTTCCCTGGcacagaaatgtcagaaggagaggCATCGGTTCTGCAGGGATGAGAACTGCCATTGGTAGAGCCAGGAACACTTCCAGCCACAGCTGGCCCAGGTTCAATCAGTTTTTGCCAGTTCCTCAAGAGTTTCTTAGCTCGTTTAGCCAGGTCTTCATCCTTCGTCTTCTTCCTCACATCATTGATCAACTTTCCTAGTCGAGTTTCCTACGTTAAAAAACAAGCACTAGGATTAGAAACACTATtcagttaaacagtttgatatAAAGCAGTAGCTAAGTTCAGTCAACTGTCTTACCTCAAGTGCTTCTTTGGTGATAGGATACTTTTCAAGGCAGGCAATTACTTCCAGTACGACCACCATATTGCATATCTGCAAGGACGATATATAGAGCTTCTAAAACATCACGGTCACACAAAGTGTATATTACCCAAAAATTACTGCTTACTTAAGTAATAACAAAAGAAGCTGTTAATGAGAATTACAATCACATTTATAATATTCTAGAAAGGCCAATGCTGGTGACAATTCAGTGATTAGCCAAGAGCCCTGCACTAATGCTGATCATGGAAACTCCCCAGAAATTAGACAAATTCAAGGGAACTGAATCGTGCCTGCAACGTGTTTGAGGGGCAAGTTAGCTTAGAAGTTAGcaaggggagggaggggggcatTAGCTTGTCTGTCTGCTTCAAGAGCGACAAAACGACGTTGCAAAGTAAAGATGGAAGTGTCAACTCACAAAACCTTCCCCTTTGTAATCATTATAACAATAGGGTAGCATATAGACCAAAACGGAGAGCACAAATTAATTAACTTTACGCGAGTTCCTTATCTTGTTGACAAAGTCAAGCGGAGCTCAAGTGTCTGTGAATTTGCCTGTGCTAGCCGATTTAGCCGCGGCTAGCATTTCAGCTGAGAAGGAAGGGTGGACTGTTTCAAAAACGTAGCTTTAGCCGCTGGAGCTAAGAGTTTGCTAGCTCCCGTCCATGGCTTAGTAACACAAGATTTTTATTAAGATGAAACAGTTTAGGGTGAAAACCAAGTACGAGTTGAAAATAAATTCAGAATGGAAAAGGAATTTGGAAGGAAATTAAGcagatatttgtctttttaacGTATACGCAAAACCCGCTGTGGCTAAGTTAGCCGCTAGCATGCTACACGCCAGATTATGGTCTGTCCAGGGTAACGCTGGTAGCTAAATTAGCTTTCAAGCTGTCAACTCAAGTACCCCCATCTCTAATTCCAAcctaaaatatacaataagaagtTTGGGCACAGGAATATAATTAAATAAGAGTTGTCGGGCGAATTCTCAAGTCGAGTTGCCCCTGAGTGCAGGGAAACAAGCTAACTTCAGCTAGATAGCCTGCTCGCTTTAGCGCACTCACATTGCTCTGACTGTCGATGGCCTGCAGCAGCCGTTCCCTCATCTGCTGCGGGGTTGCTGAGACCGTTGTCATTGCCTGTTCGGTGCGATCCGGAGGATGGAGGGAGGAATCCTCCAAAATGAAAACCGGGTGACAATGATGACTCAAAAGCCGCTTCGGGAACACGTCAGGCGTCCGTACAGCATATTTTCTGTCGCCTGTAAGGTAACGGCTCGGCTTATCTCACATGGAGTGGGGAAACGTGTGAGCTATGTTGCCCGTTTGCTGCTGCCTCCTCGGCGCTCTTGCAACTCACTACCAGCTGCAGGATCGCTCCACGGCCTCCTGCTGCATGCCGGGATACGTTGTGTGCGCTTTGACGTCTGCACGTCCTCAAATAAACATACCTGATACACTCAGGGATGTGCACCACTGCAGGACTCCGTCTACTTGTGGTTACACAGTAAACACTGTACAGCAGATCATGTAGTATGTAAACGAATTACGCACTGCCCTTTAAGTGACCCCTAAATAACAAATAATGATACTTTTATAAAAGTGACTTGTAGCGCAAAATCTAATGTTTTTCCAACAGTTTCGTGCTTTGTTCaaaattgttgttgttgtcagaaGCCAGCTAGCCACATCCCAAAAATACCAAAGCTCCCCCACGTTAACTTCTCCAAGACAGATTTAACCACAACCACTTAGTATCCTTTTTTAAAGTGTctaaatttttgttttgttttgagcaTTAGTTACGCACTCTGTCGCCAAAGCTGCACACATTCTGTCGCCAAAGCTGCACACATTCTGTCAGGCattcaaataaaagaaacataTGTGTCTGTTTATCGCAACGAAGTACAGTAGTTACTCATGCCTAAAATCGATCCTTCTATATTACAGCATTTCACCAGTAGATGGAGTCCTGCAGTTTCTAAAACAACAAAGGATACATCAAAGAGCACAGCCTGTCCCTGTCCACGGGAGCAAACCAGGACAGGCTGTGCTAGATTGATGGGGGCATCAGATATGATGCAAGAATGACTTTGCTTTAAATGTGAACCACTGAAGTTGATCTGCCTGGTTAATGGGGGGGGGATCAGTAATGCTTAGTTGTAAGGTGTCTCCCAAGGTGCCTAAATATCTGCAAATTCACTCACTTCCTTAGGTAGACCTTTCTAGAACCAGGTCAGACCCCTTTTTGCATTCAGAGTTGTCGTATTTCATCACGGCACAGACTCATCAAGGTTTCTGAGATTTTGATCCATATTGACATACTAGCAttacacagttgctgcagatttgtcaacAGCACATCCATGATGTCAATCACTGCAGCAGAAATTCAATACATATTAGACCAGACAGCATTTTTCCAATATGCTATTATAGAATTTGGGGGATTTTGTGTGAAtcatagcctcagtttcctgttcttagctgggGTGGCACCCGGTgtgatcttctgctgctgtagcccatctgatTGAAGGTTTGATGTGCTGTGTGTTCAGatatgctcttctgcacacttTGGCTTCAATGAGTGGTCTTCATCCTGAAGATGGTCTGGTCATTCTCCTCTAACCTTTGACGCCAACAAGGCATTTTAGCATTTGggcattttgaaaatgtttttagttaGTCTTAATATTTTTAAGTAATATTATATGAAGGGCGTATCCCAGAGACAAAATTTACGAGAATCAGTATaggttttatcattttaaaaactgcactttTACACAGCAGTTGACTCAGTCTTGTAGACTGTAGGCAAGTTAGGATAACAAAGCTTAACCAATAAACAAATAGGAAGGGCATTTCCTCCgtatttagtttttaatttttaatgaacattttatttcagatttggttttagtttttaagtttagttttagttaaggATAATCAACAATAAGAGGAGACACATTTAGGGTTGTCTGTTGTAACCAAATAGAATTAAAACATTTCATCTCAAACTAATTTCTTGACAACCACAGCATAATCCAATCCACGCAAAGCCTTTTAAACAGAACACATTTAACTCATAGAGAAGACTGTCCTCTCACCACCAGTCTTAGCTTTAGTATCCAtcccacataaaaaaaaaaaaaagtagaaactCATTAAAACTGTTGGTGCGGAAAGAGTGGGAGAGGCAGGGCAACTGAAGTCCTGGAGTGGGTGAGAAAGTCTAAGTTATGCCAGTTATGGGGGCTGCAAATACCATGAAACTACTGCTGCACGTCTTTGTTTTCTAGTACTTTTTGGAGTCAAGCtaatgagaaaaaaacacaatacgAGAAATCAAGTGTCTTGGCTTATTcagatatatttattttcatctcATTTACAAATAATAATGCAAAGATACAAAGACAGAAGCCTTCACACGAGAAAAATACATCAGGTACAGTTCAAACGGAAAGCCCCGCCCCAAATCTATAACGTCGCTCACATTTACAGCCAACTTGGATTATTTTGGTCCAATTTTAACAGTTAAAATAGAAAACGCACAATTTGAAGAACAAGGTTTGAACCAGTCGCTTTTAAAGGGTTagctcaaaaagaaaaagtacagaCCCGCCAAGCTCTGCTGCAGAATGCTAGATTTGCATATTATACGAGCATAATGTTTCCTGTTGCTGCGAGTGCACTACAGAAACATAGTGCACCTCTTCACGGCAGTAAAATGCATTTGCAGTGTGTGGAATAGTTTCACTCAACTTAAAATACATTGTAGAACGTTTTAGCTGCCATTGTGTGAGGCTTGAACCAGCACGGGGCCGTCCTCAAAATGCACTCACAGGATTCATAGCTGTGGGCAACACACTGAGTGACCTTACATGACCATGACTCTGTTTCATCTTCCTgattcagtttgtgttttaacAGCTTGTGTCACAGAGCCACTATTAGTCTGACTGTACAGTATTTGTATGTGGTTTTTCTTACTCGTGTTATTTCTCATCGTGTCCATGTTATGTctcagtggggttttttttcactacaaaataCGATTTCACCACAAATTTATAAAACAAAGGCAAAACTAAATGGTTAGTTTAAAGCAAAATACAATATGTCAAGATACTTTGAAATTCGGCATCATGCAGAAAATAGATTTCTCATCTAGTGGACAGGATATAGCAGTCATTTCTTTAAAGGGGACCTgttatgctcatttccagcaccaaatttaaaataacaaacaacTGCTGACTCTTCTAGAGTAGACGTGCAGGATTCACAGTACAGAATAGCCCCCACGTATCTTATAGAGGGCCCTGGTGCGGCTTCTCAGGACATCTTTAATTTATGCAACAGGCTGTTTTAGCTCTTTCCACTTAAACATACAGAAGGTTTGAACGAAAGGTGGGTGGAGTTCAGGCCTAGTAGTTGGTGCATTGTATTGTAAATTCTCTTTGGACAagtcacaaaaaaaacaaaaaaacaagcaggCATGCAGGCGTCTGCACGGGCCTTCACGAAAGTAGCGTCACTGGGAACCAAGTGGCCCGAGTGACATAAAGTATAAGACCCACAGACACGTTTTAGAAATCAATTTCATAGTGACTTCACTTGCCAAACAATCTCTAGGCCTATCCTACTGGGACCTTTGATGAGCATACTAAGAATATCCACTCtcagtgacatcatacagagccaagagtagaaaaaaactaaacatttaggACAGGCTTTAGATTACTTCAACACACAATAAAGTAATTACTGTGGTCTTGTTTATTATTAGTGTCTCCCATTCTAAGAGGAAATATAACTGGAAGGAGATGCATAACAGGTGCCCCTTTAATTCATGTTGTAGAAATCAGTAATTGTGTCCAACCTAAACAATGACTTTGTAggtaaatatgaaataatttgAACTATAATGGGATCATTTGAGGAAAAAAGAGGATGTTTTATaacagtttaaaacattttcttttacttatggctgtcttttttttttttttttttttacctttggtTCAACTGttgattttactttaaaaagaaggagaaaaaagataCAGTGCTGTAGACAAATCTGCTCTGAAGTAAAGACCAATAGAATCTAAATAGTCTAATATGTAACAGGAAGTGGAATTCCTGCAGAATAAAAGTTTTTCAAGTAAATGAAAAGTGCTTCAGGGGCCTTGAAATGCATATGGACGAGGTccaaaagaaatgtcagataactctgaattaataaataataatattgaaATAACTGTTCAACATTACTGATTCACTGTTTAAACCACAAAATTGTTTAGCTAATCTACACTGCAAGTGGTTCTACATGCATGTAGTCTGTTTTTCCAGATACAGTATTTAACTCAGCTGAAACATTTTAAGGTAGAGGAAAACAAACGTTGCTCTGCTGTAAACTCTTGTCTCTGTAAACACTGGTGCGATACCTGAACGTTACTGCTTGAAAAGGTGGCAGTAACAGGCGACACATCAGTCAGCGCTTATCTACATTAGCacaaaaagtgtttaaaaaaaacaaaacaaaaaacaaacggAAATAAAGAACCCACAAAAGATGTCAGGCTCACTATAAAGTCTGGAGGTCCAGCAGAGAATATAGAGCCACAATGACATATTGCAGCACAGTATTTCTCAGTGCATTTTCTTACTTTGACATCATATCACATAAAGCACGAAAAACATTGTTCCTACCATACAGCAATATACAAAGCTAGTCTATAGATTTACCATGACATAATCAAAACTCTGTGTGGGTGTTCCACAGGAAAATAAGCGCATACTGGATATTGCGGTATAAAACACAGTATCAAACAACGGCTTCTACATGTGCGTGAAAGGCTGATTACCACATATCTGATGCTTTTAGGCTTCACTTAGCAGTTACGTAGCCTATACACGATGCAGAATCAAAGAGAGACAAAAGACGAGTTTAGCgaacaagggggaaaaaacaacacgctgctcagacaaacaaaaccgacctaaccattaaaaataaaataaaataaatttaaaaaaaccaagCCATAAAGAGAAAACACTTAAGGAGATTCGTGCAGTcacaaaattattaaaatagaaaaacaaccaCCCCACTTTCCCACAGTGATAACTAGAACGCAGGATCACTGACAAACATGATGCATCTGAAATATTagagttttgttgttgttgttttttaaaggaaaaagcttaaaaatctaattttaagATTCAATCATAGTTTTGTGttgcatgaaaataaatatgCTGGCACAGGGGTCCTCGACACACATCGACAGACACAATGTTTCAGGAACATAACAGCCGTTTTCATAGTGTGGAATAGTGTCCTGGGAATGAATCTATATCTATTTTAAGAgccttttacattttattctgcCTGCACTGAACTGCAATATTAATTCTGCAAAATACTTTTCAGGGACTGACTCATCCCATCTGGCACAGTATTACAATAACACTTACTGCAAATGTCCAATGCACTATTTTTGTAACTTGAActgtgatttgtttgtttgtttttttttgctaattaataatttattacAAACGTCTTCGAgcattgttgggttttctttaTTCCGACATGATGCAGTCAGAGCTGCAGCG from Pelmatolapia mariae isolate MD_Pm_ZW linkage group LG18, Pm_UMD_F_2, whole genome shotgun sequence includes the following:
- the crsp7 gene encoding mediator of RNA polymerase II transcription subunit 26, whose product is MTTVSATPQQMRERLLQAIDSQSNICNMVVVLEVIACLEKYPITKEALEETRLGKLINDVRKKTKDEDLAKRAKKLLRNWQKLIEPGPAVAGSVPGSTNGSSHPCRTDASPSDISVPGKGVPEVKIRNDVHNTYSPKAEKSSSRKRRAEHRDSGVYLQEKISKMSPYDNSVSTPPTNGIAGSPDALPDQEVVPSPDRSRVEHLDNDKMNRIPVNAVKPRPSSPGVAKLPSTSSLIKVAVMQQQARLDEGGGGYYQARSPRGLTTSPRSTKQDTMTKRSSAYAPKGTPVPSPSSKDSPLSFSHTVSSPASSYADKLPHSSNRSSMHWASSSEASSLCPSQDISATLESPSVSPSPSLSQQNSEPHRQISEGAMVVSDDADGTTVPNSEHKRRKYRSRDYSVNLDGQKMEDTTKPVRLKERRLTFDPVTGQIKPLVHKEPSQTDEAPTPDPAESRQRTESTVQQCAATATVPGPSPNPFHHTNWKELSRNEIIQSYLNLQSNVLNSSGVQAPSAHFFMSEYLKREEQEIKESRKMHVLQTDNLTGDLPGVSRDVTDEDLDRIHTQHWQGVNGVCDTKGTWYDWTDCISLDPHGDESKLNILPYVCLD